ctgatattatacataatgtattatactcttataatatgtatgtagatatttcatctccggccttgtcaggtattgaacaatcaataaataaagaacacagaattgttaaatataaaacacagaatttgtgtgattatactaaatgatttacaaatgcggtggacccgttcaaatccagttttggacagtctgccgtggttccatcccatttcaagtgctgttcgagaatcggcttaaccctcggagcacactctccaatcacagagcttgaggactatcacggggtttgtcaaacagagcacatggtgtagtccaaacgacagctggggattctgggtagtgtagtgtcttctgccatcctttactcagaaaaaatatttgtttctccgaatcgaaggggaaaaatacaaaagcattgcacacaatttaaaccaatcaatgttgtgtaattaacaaggataatctggtgttttttagtcgatgagtagtgcagatatcactgtaaaatcaatcgacagtaagaggaatacttacttccgggtgtacaattctccgttatccaatgggaatggacgctcacattgccgacacaaacgaatgccgtgccgaatgccgtgcttccatgagcgtcaaatcccgccgcagatgggaatacattgcaatcagttgaaagctatttgcgtccctttatgacgctgaaggagcttaggagcgtcacaactggacgccacggacactgaccaaacgtcgctcctggacgcttagggagtgagagtgtgttgggtggagatgaggaggtgtcggcgttctggcgatttactcggaaggctttagtagaagctgctgggagtcccagcagcttctactgaagccagtccccaactccggggacttccggctggggacttcgggtggcagtatacgccgtgaagttgtttgcggcctgccagtaaacccaaagcagaagaagaagaagtgacgtcagcggttcatttgcgtaatcttccctcagggaaaaaATGTGCGTGATGTTGAGATGCCCCTGGAAACTCCGAATAAACTTTACGCTAACCATTTTCTAAGGGAAAAGTAATGACAAACGTAGAAACACATTTTATTGAGCTTTTTacataatataaaaataaaaagtttaaaaacaaGTCACCATGTGAGTTCAGTAGTCCAATCAGGTGCCAAGTGTCACACTCATTAATCCTATGATGAAAAGCCATACCCCTTGAATACAAAAACTGCCTTTGAAGACGTCGCCTCCATTAGCTATAACATCCACACACTGCATTAGTATATGTTTCTTAGAGGAGTGGCTTTGGGAGGCCTTAACGGTGGGACTGTGAATTTTTCAGATGGATAAACATACTATAAAAATCTAGCTGCTCTCCATACCCAGTTTAAACCCTCTTCAGCCAGGCTAATGTTATGAGTGATACTGAAGAAAATAATCAGAGTTAGTAATGTATTGTAATGCTTTGATAATCCTCCCAAGATATTTTAATCACCCACCCTGTCACGACACACTGGTATCAAGATATTTAAGTATAATATATCATATCACCTCCCCTGTTCGTCCTGTAGGGTGCGCCCTCTGTCCGAGTCCGTCCACGACCTGTTCAGAGAAGTCTCCCTACTGCGCAGGCGCATTACAGAGCTCTCGAATCGCCTAGCAACCCTGGAACCGTTCCTCCGTCGCCACGGCTactgggaggagggggaggagagggCGCGAGGCGACCGGGCGCATGCTCCTCAGATCCTGAGAGGAGAGGTCGCGAGCCTGGCCCAGTACACCGCGAGGACCCCACCGAGGGGGAGTCGGGTGGTGAGCAGGAGACGGGTGAGAGTGAAGAGCGGGGGAGTGAAGCTGATCCAGAGAGAGATagacacactgacacactgag
Above is a window of Pseudochaenichthys georgianus chromosome 1, fPseGeo1.2, whole genome shotgun sequence DNA encoding:
- the LOC117454173 gene encoding uncharacterized protein, whose protein sequence is MAPPSVLMLLMVVAVVTGARAASEENELDYGYWNYREGADSVNVASVRSVTRVLDAWGKRIFREIKTLLHSQPSTLLPDYSRVRPLSESVHDLFREVSLLRRRITELSNRLATLEPFLRRHGYWEEGEERARGDRAHAPQILRGEVASLAQYTARTPPRGSRVVSRRRVRVKSGGVKLIQREIDTLTH